Proteins encoded within one genomic window of Camelina sativa cultivar DH55 chromosome 19, Cs, whole genome shotgun sequence:
- the LOC104764374 gene encoding serine/threonine-protein phosphatase 4 regulatory subunit 3-like isoform X5 has product MGAPEKSQSNTNSMQRVKVYHLNEDGKWDDRGTGHVSIDYVERSEELSLCVIDEEDNETLLVHPINPDDIYRKQEDTIISWRDPERSTELALSFQETAGCSYVWDQICTMQRNLHFSSLNSETFHSLNSELRELPAVELTTLPLILKIVTESGITDQMRLTELILKDHDFFRNLMGVFKICEDLENVDGLHMIFNIVKGIILLNSSQILEKIFGDELIMEIIGCLEYDPGVPHSQHHRNFLKEHVVFKEAIPIKDPLVLSKIHQTYRIGYLKDVVLARVLDDAIVANLNSVIHANNAIVVSLLKDDSTFIQELFARFRSPTTSVESKKNLVYFLHEFCSLSKSLQVVQQLRLFRDLITEGIFHVIEEVLRIPDKKLVLTGTDILILFLNQDPNLLRSYVVRTEGNPLLGLLVKGMMEDFGDRMHCQFLEIIRTLLDANALSGGAQVHINSPAVFENTIFKCIIL; this is encoded by the exons ATGGGCGCCCCCGAAAAGTCTCAATCTAATACCAATTCGATGCAG AGAGTGAAGGTCTATCATTTGAATGAAGATGGTAAATGGGACGATCGTGGAACTGGGCATGTAAGCATCGACTATGTGGAG CGATCTGAAGAACTTAGTCTATGTGTAATTGATGAGGAAGATAACGAGACGTTACTTGTGCATCCCATCAACCCTGACGATATTTACAGGAAGCAAGAAG ACACAATAATCTCATGGAGAGATCCAGAACGCTCAACAGAACTGGCTTTAAGCTTTCAAGAGACTGCGGGGTGCTCTTATGTGTG GGATCAAATCTGCACTATGCAACGAAATTTGCATTTCAGCTCTTTGAACA GTGAAACATTTCACAGCCTGAATAGTGAGTTGAGGGAGCTTCCTGCTGTAGAACTTACTACTCTTCCCTTAATACTGAAG ATTGTTACAGAGAGTGGCATTACGGATCAGATGCGGCTAACTGAACTTATTTTGAAGGAT CATGATTTTTTCCGGAATCTGATGGGTGTATTTAAAATATGTGAGGACTTGGAAAATGTTGATGGCCTTCACATGATATTCAACATTGTCAAGGGAATCA TTTTGCTGAACAGTTCTCAAATCTTGGAGAAAATATTTGGAGATGAACTGATTATGGAGATTATCGGATGCCTTGAAT ATGACCCCGGTGTTCCTCACTCCCAGCATCACCGGAATTTCTTGAAGGAGCATGTAGTCTTTAAGGAG GCTATACCAATTAAGGATCCGTTAGTCTTGTCAAAGATACACCAAACGTACAGAATTGGTTACTTGAAG GATGTTGTTCTGGCTAGAGTACTAGATGATGCTATAGTTGCAAACTTGAATTCAGTAATCCATGCGAACAATGCCATT GTTGTTTCATTGCTCAAGGACGATAGCACTTTTATTCAAGAGTTATTTGCAAGGTTTAGGTCACCTACTACGTCTGTGGAATCCAAGAAAAATTTG GTATATTTCTTGCATGAATTTTGTAGTTTAAGCAAGAGCCTTCAAGTGGTGCAGCAGTTGCGACTTTTTAG GGACCTTATTACTGAAGGAATTTTTCATGTCATAGAAGAAGTCTTGCGGATTCCCGACAAAAAACTTGTGTTGACTGG GACAGATATCCTGATTCTTTTCTTGAATCAAGACCCCAACCTTTTACGTTCATATGTTGTTCGGACAGAAGGAAACCCCCTCCTCGGTCTCCTG GTCAAGGGAATGATGGAAGACTTTGGTGATAGGATGCATTGCCAATTTCTAGAAATTATCCGAACCTTACTGGATGCAAATGCATTGTCTGGCGGAGCTCAGGTGCATATTAATTCTCCCGCTGTTTTTG AGAACACTATATTCAAgtgtattattttataa